One part of the Phragmites australis chromosome 3, lpPhrAust1.1, whole genome shotgun sequence genome encodes these proteins:
- the LOC133913682 gene encoding serine/threonine-protein kinase BSK5-like, with translation MGARCSKLSVCWWPPHFKSPMLENGAAEDDGSGVPVFAEYSLDELRAATDGFAPDRIVSEHGEKAPNVVYRGTLFSSGRTVAIKRFGRSAWPDSRQFLEEARAVGQLRSGRLANLIGCCSESGERLLVAEFMPHETLAKHLFHWETNPLSWAMRMRAALYVAQALDYCSSKGRALYHDLHAYRVVFDVDGNPRLSCFGMMKNSRDGKSYSTNLAFTPPEYLKTGRVSPESVVYSFGTILLDLLSGKHIPPSHALDLVRGKTFLVLMDSCLEGHVSNSDGTDLMRLVSRCLQYEARDRPNLKAVVSGLASLQKDASTPSRTLLGIQHDKENSEQVSLSAIGKAFARADLNMVHEILEDDGYNEDDISNSEVSLQSWTGQLSESFVVKRHADNAFESKDFVTALECYSRFLDTGALVSPTMLARRCFAYMVAGKMQEGLEDAKKAEDIAPGWPIGHYLQAMALLGLGREAESHEALKKGTALEAERKSRARTV, from the exons ATGGGTGCTCGCTGCTCCAAGCTCTCCGTCTGCTGGTGGCCTCCCCACTTCAAATCGCCGATGCTTG AGAATGGCGCCGCCGAGGATGACGGCAGCGGCGTTCCGGTGTTCGCCGAGTACAGCCTCGACGAGCTCCGGGCGGCGACTGACGGCTTCGCTCCCGACCGCATCGTGTCGGAGCACGGCGAGAAGGCGCCCAACGTGGTCTACCGCGGCACGCTCTTCAGCTCCGGCCGCACCGTCGCCATCAAGCGCTTCGGCCGCTCCGCCTGGCCGGACTCCCGCCAGTTCTTG GAGGAGGCGAGGGCTGTTGGGCAGCTGAGGAGTGGCCGGCTGGCCAACCTGATCGGATGCTGCTCCGAGAGCGGCGAGCGGCTGCTCGTCGCCGAGTTCATGCCGCATGAGACCTTGGCAAAGCATCTTTTCCACT GGGAGACAAACCCATTGAGTTGGGCAATGAGGATGAGGGCTGCGCTTTATGTGGCACAGGCGTTGGACTACTGCAGTAGCAAAGGAAGAGCTCTGTATCATGACCTGCATGCATACAGGGTCGTCTTTGATGTG GATGGTAACCCTAGACTATCATGTTTTGGTATGATGAAGAACAGCAGGGATGGAAAGAGTTACAGTACCAATTTGGCCTTCACACCTCCGGAGTACCTTAAGACAG GCAGAGTAAGTCCAGAGAGTGTGGTCTACAGTTTTGGTACTATCTTGCTTGATCTCCTAAGTGGAAAGCACATTCCACCAAGCCAT GCACTTGACCTTGTAAGAGGAAAGACTTTCTTGGTGCTGATGGATTCTTGCTTGGAAGGTCATGTCTCCAACTCTGATGGAACTGACTTGATGCGATTAGTATCCCGTTGCTTGCAATATGAAGCACGTGACCGGCCAAACCTGAAAGCAGTAGTGTCTGGTCTTGCAAGTCTCCAGAAAGATGCATCT ACTCCTTCGCGCACTTTGTTGGGAATCCAGCATGATAAGGAAAACTCAGAACAAGTCTCATTGTCTGCCATTGGGAAAGCTTTTGCCAGAGCGGACCTGAATATGGTACATGAGATATTAGAGGATGATGGATATAATGAGGATGACATTTCGAATTCTGAG GTATCTCTACAGTCATGGACTGGCCAGCTATCTGAAAGTTTTGTTGTTAAGAGGCATGCAGATAATGCCTTTGAGTCCAAGGATTTTGTAACTGCACTCGAGTGTTACTCAAGG TTTCTCGACACAGGTGCACTGGTGTCTCCAACTATGCTGGCGCGACGATGCTTCGCATACATGGTGGCTGGGAAGATGCAGGAAGGCCTAGAGGACGCGAAGAAGGCTGAGGACATTGCACCTGGGTGGCCGATTGGACACTACCTGCAAGCGATGGCACTTCTTGGCCTGGGAAGGGAGGCTGAAAGCCATGAAGCACTAAAGAAAGGCACTGCTTTGGAAGCCGAAAGAAAGAGTAGAGCTAGAACTGTATAG